One genomic window of Sardina pilchardus chromosome 15, fSarPil1.1, whole genome shotgun sequence includes the following:
- the LOC134102701 gene encoding collagen alpha-6(VI) chain-like isoform X3 — protein MLADVIFLVDSSGSINPKDFPMMKAFINNTIMRSVIGPDSVRMGVLQFSSYQREEVSLDSNQTQNDLVQKVNAMQQLGGGTLTGQALSFTSQYFDTSRGGRPNVPKILIVITDGEAQDAVKLPAQALRDNNVAIYSIGVGSANITHLNEISGITDRVFTETDFDTLQFLEDEIFDKICHPDTDCTRTEVADMIFLVDGSSSISADQYKSLQSFMISFVNSMNIGESLVRFGAIVYSDSAKSEFTLNQYNTSREVRTAITNITKPGGNTFTGAALRYALDYFGKEYGGRREEDVNQILFIITDGAATDPVVLPVWSNEIINYGIIIYAIGVAGANMSELAIMTGGDRRKVFYVEDYDALEFLHKSISSELCKDIKPTCQKKKVDLVMLTDSSGSISAADFGIMKTFMKKVVRSFHIKPEAVQVALAQFSSFPKKEFHLNEVDSEAAAHAKIDAIDQLGQLTSDIGRALEFTRKRFFQTANGSRRNKGVSQNLIVITDGESHGAVEEEARLLRAMQVDVYVIGVGNIHRDELIQIAGTPDRVFIVNDFRVLEEIKTKVVETVCEPADSDV, from the exons ATGCTGGCTGATGTCATATTCCTGGTTGACAGCTCTGGAAGCATCAACCCCAAAGACTTCCCCATGATGAAGGCCTTCATTAACAACACAATTATGCGGTCCGTCATTGGGCCAGACTCGGTGCGCATGGGGGTGCTGCAGTTCAGCAGCTACCAGAGGGAGGAGGTTTCTCTCGACAGCAACCAAACCCAGAATGACCTTGTGCAGAAGGTGAACGCCATGCAGCAACTGGGTGGGGGAACTCTGACTGGTCAAGCTCTCAGCTTCACCTCCCAGTACTTTGACACCTCAAGAGGCGGGCGCCCCAATGTCCCAAAGATCCTGATCGTCATAACAGATGGTGAAGCTCAAGATGCCGTTAAGTTGCCTGCACAGGCTCTGAGAGACAACAATGTGGCCATCTACTCCATCGGTGTGGGCAGTGCCAACATAACCCATCTGAATGAGATCAGTGGCATCACAGACAGGGTGTTTACAGAGACAGACTTTGACACCCTCCAGTTTTTGGAGGATGAGATCTTCGATAAGATCTGTCATCCTGACACTG ACTGCACAAGGACAGAGGTGGCAGACATGATCTTCCTTGTTGATGGCTCCAGCAGTATCAGTGCGGATCAATACAAGAGCTTGCAAAGCTTTATGATCTCTTTTGTGAACAGCATGAATATTGGAGAGAGTCTGGTCCGTTTTGGTGCAATTGTCTACTCGGACAGTGCGAAGTCGGAGTTCACCCTAAACCAGTACAATACCTCAAGGGAGGTACGAACGGCCATAACAAACATTACAAAACCAGGTGGAAACACATTCACAGGAGCTGCCCTTCGCTATGCACTGGACTACTTTGGAAAAGAATATGGCGGCCGTCGGGAGGAGGACGTAAATCAGATCCTTTTCATCATTACTGATGGAGCAGCAACAGATCCTGTTGTGTTGCCTGTGTGGTCGAATGAGATCATCAATTATGGGATCATAATATATGCCATCGGCGTGGCAGGGGCCAACATGAGTGAGCTTGCGATCATGACTGGTGGAGACAGAAGAAAGGTGTTTTATGTGGAAGACTATGATGCTTTGGAGTTCCTGCACAAGAGCATCTCCAGTGAGCTTTGTAAAGATATTAAACCAA CATGCCAGAAAAAGAAGGTAGACCTGGTCATGTTGACAGACAGCTCCGGCAGCATCAGTGCTGCGGACTTTGGCATCATGAAGACGTTTATGAAAAAGGTGGTGAGAAGCTTCCACATCAAACCAGAGGCAGTGCAGGTGGCCCTAGCTCAGTTTAGCTCTTTCCCCAAGAAAGAGTTCCATCTCAACGAGGTCGACAGTGAAGCCGCAGCACACGCCAAAATTGATGCCATTGATCAATTAGGACAACTGACGTCGGACATCGGACGGGCCCTTGAGTTCACCCGGAAGCGCTTCTTCCAGACTGCAAACGGTAGCCGGAGAAACAAGGGTGTCTCACAGAACCTTATTGTGATCACCGATGGCGAATCACATGGTGCAGTGGAAGAAGAGGCAAGGCTGCTCAGAGCCATGCAAGTGGATGTGTATGTCATTGGAGTGGGCAACATCCACAGGGATGAGCTGATTCAGATTGCTGGTACTCCGGACAGGGTCTTCATTGTGAATGACTTTCGTGTCCTTGAAGAAATCAAGACAAAAGTGGTGGAAACTGTTTGCGAGCCAGCTGACTCAGATGTTTGA
- the LOC134102701 gene encoding collagen alpha-6(VI) chain-like isoform X1, whose protein sequence is MANTCVLFGAMITASCFLLSASQRTDCVKTVEADVFFLIDQSSSIANRDFGKMKKFILEFIEMFPIGPKQVRVGLAKFSSSPNLEFNLGDYKDKKSLKKAVDAVKQTGGDTYTGAALNFMSPYFEEAVKARGDIVPRYLIVITDGESSDNDVVKTAAERLRQQDVTIFAIGVKAANIDELLDICGHPKRRFLVSNFDALRPLMNSIVTHICSETACKEMLADVIFLVDSSGSINPKDFPMMKAFINNTIMRSVIGPDSVRMGVLQFSSYQREEVSLDSNQTQNDLVQKVNAMQQLGGGTLTGQALSFTSQYFDTSRGGRPNVPKILIVITDGEAQDAVKLPAQALRDNNVAIYSIGVGSANITHLNEISGITDRVFTETDFDTLQFLEDEIFDKICHPDTDCTRTEVADMIFLVDGSSSISADQYKSLQSFMISFVNSMNIGESLVRFGAIVYSDSAKSEFTLNQYNTSREVRTAITNITKPGGNTFTGAALRYALDYFGKEYGGRREEDVNQILFIITDGAATDPVVLPVWSNEIINYGIIIYAIGVAGANMSELAIMTGGDRRKVFYVEDYDALEFLHKSISSELCKDIKPTCQKKKVDLVMLTDSSGSISAADFGIMKTFMKKVVRSFHIKPEAVQVALAQFSSFPKKEFHLNEVDSEAAAHAKIDAIDQLGQLTSDIGRALEFTRKRFFQTANGSRRNKGVSQNLIVITDGESHGAVEEEARLLRAMQVDVYVIGVGNIHRDELIQIAGTPDRVFIVNDFRVLEEIKTKVVETVCEPADSDV, encoded by the exons ATGGCAAATACTTGTGTTCTTTTCGGTGCCATGATCACAGCATCTTGTTTTCTCCTGAGTGCATCACAAAGAACAG ACTGTGTCAAAACAGTGGAAGCAGATGTCTTTTTTTTGATTGACCAATCATCCAGCATTGCCAATAGGGATTTTGgcaaaatgaaaaagtttattttGGAATTTATAGAGATGTTTCCTATTGGACCAAAACAGGTACGTGTTGGTCTGGCAAAGTTCTCCTCCAGTCCTAACCTGGAGTTCAACCTGGGCGATTACAAAGACAAAAAGTCTTTGAAGAAGGCTGTGGATGCTGTCAAACAAACTGGAGGGGATACTTATACAGGAGCTGCTTTAAATTTCATGAGTCCGTATTTTGAGGAGGCTGTAAAGGCGCGTGGTGATATAGTACCGAGGTACCTTATTGTAATAACGGATGGGGAGTCGAGTGACAATGATGTTGTCAAAACGGCAGCAGAGAGATTACGCCAACAGGACGTCACCATTTTTGCCATTGGGGTGAAGGCTGCCAATATCGACGAGTTGCTGGACATTTGCGGTCATCCTAAGAGAAGGTTCTTGGTCAGTAACTTTGATGCACTTAGACCTCTCATGAACAGTATTGTGACACACATATGCTCTGAAACAG CATGCAAGGAAATGCTGGCTGATGTCATATTCCTGGTTGACAGCTCTGGAAGCATCAACCCCAAAGACTTCCCCATGATGAAGGCCTTCATTAACAACACAATTATGCGGTCCGTCATTGGGCCAGACTCGGTGCGCATGGGGGTGCTGCAGTTCAGCAGCTACCAGAGGGAGGAGGTTTCTCTCGACAGCAACCAAACCCAGAATGACCTTGTGCAGAAGGTGAACGCCATGCAGCAACTGGGTGGGGGAACTCTGACTGGTCAAGCTCTCAGCTTCACCTCCCAGTACTTTGACACCTCAAGAGGCGGGCGCCCCAATGTCCCAAAGATCCTGATCGTCATAACAGATGGTGAAGCTCAAGATGCCGTTAAGTTGCCTGCACAGGCTCTGAGAGACAACAATGTGGCCATCTACTCCATCGGTGTGGGCAGTGCCAACATAACCCATCTGAATGAGATCAGTGGCATCACAGACAGGGTGTTTACAGAGACAGACTTTGACACCCTCCAGTTTTTGGAGGATGAGATCTTCGATAAGATCTGTCATCCTGACACTG ACTGCACAAGGACAGAGGTGGCAGACATGATCTTCCTTGTTGATGGCTCCAGCAGTATCAGTGCGGATCAATACAAGAGCTTGCAAAGCTTTATGATCTCTTTTGTGAACAGCATGAATATTGGAGAGAGTCTGGTCCGTTTTGGTGCAATTGTCTACTCGGACAGTGCGAAGTCGGAGTTCACCCTAAACCAGTACAATACCTCAAGGGAGGTACGAACGGCCATAACAAACATTACAAAACCAGGTGGAAACACATTCACAGGAGCTGCCCTTCGCTATGCACTGGACTACTTTGGAAAAGAATATGGCGGCCGTCGGGAGGAGGACGTAAATCAGATCCTTTTCATCATTACTGATGGAGCAGCAACAGATCCTGTTGTGTTGCCTGTGTGGTCGAATGAGATCATCAATTATGGGATCATAATATATGCCATCGGCGTGGCAGGGGCCAACATGAGTGAGCTTGCGATCATGACTGGTGGAGACAGAAGAAAGGTGTTTTATGTGGAAGACTATGATGCTTTGGAGTTCCTGCACAAGAGCATCTCCAGTGAGCTTTGTAAAGATATTAAACCAA CATGCCAGAAAAAGAAGGTAGACCTGGTCATGTTGACAGACAGCTCCGGCAGCATCAGTGCTGCGGACTTTGGCATCATGAAGACGTTTATGAAAAAGGTGGTGAGAAGCTTCCACATCAAACCAGAGGCAGTGCAGGTGGCCCTAGCTCAGTTTAGCTCTTTCCCCAAGAAAGAGTTCCATCTCAACGAGGTCGACAGTGAAGCCGCAGCACACGCCAAAATTGATGCCATTGATCAATTAGGACAACTGACGTCGGACATCGGACGGGCCCTTGAGTTCACCCGGAAGCGCTTCTTCCAGACTGCAAACGGTAGCCGGAGAAACAAGGGTGTCTCACAGAACCTTATTGTGATCACCGATGGCGAATCACATGGTGCAGTGGAAGAAGAGGCAAGGCTGCTCAGAGCCATGCAAGTGGATGTGTATGTCATTGGAGTGGGCAACATCCACAGGGATGAGCTGATTCAGATTGCTGGTACTCCGGACAGGGTCTTCATTGTGAATGACTTTCGTGTCCTTGAAGAAATCAAGACAAAAGTGGTGGAAACTGTTTGCGAGCCAGCTGACTCAGATGTTTGA
- the LOC134102701 gene encoding collagen alpha-6(VI) chain-like isoform X2, with protein sequence MSPYFEEAVKARGDIVPRYLIVITDGESSDNDVVKTAAERLRQQDVTIFAIGVKAANIDELLDICGHPKRRFLVSNFDALRPLMNSIVTHICSETACKEMLADVIFLVDSSGSINPKDFPMMKAFINNTIMRSVIGPDSVRMGVLQFSSYQREEVSLDSNQTQNDLVQKVNAMQQLGGGTLTGQALSFTSQYFDTSRGGRPNVPKILIVITDGEAQDAVKLPAQALRDNNVAIYSIGVGSANITHLNEISGITDRVFTETDFDTLQFLEDEIFDKICHPDTDCTRTEVADMIFLVDGSSSISADQYKSLQSFMISFVNSMNIGESLVRFGAIVYSDSAKSEFTLNQYNTSREVRTAITNITKPGGNTFTGAALRYALDYFGKEYGGRREEDVNQILFIITDGAATDPVVLPVWSNEIINYGIIIYAIGVAGANMSELAIMTGGDRRKVFYVEDYDALEFLHKSISSELCKDIKPTCQKKKVDLVMLTDSSGSISAADFGIMKTFMKKVVRSFHIKPEAVQVALAQFSSFPKKEFHLNEVDSEAAAHAKIDAIDQLGQLTSDIGRALEFTRKRFFQTANGSRRNKGVSQNLIVITDGESHGAVEEEARLLRAMQVDVYVIGVGNIHRDELIQIAGTPDRVFIVNDFRVLEEIKTKVVETVCEPADSDV encoded by the exons ATGAGTCCGTATTTTGAGGAGGCTGTAAAGGCGCGTGGTGATATAGTACCGAGGTACCTTATTGTAATAACGGATGGGGAGTCGAGTGACAATGATGTTGTCAAAACGGCAGCAGAGAGATTACGCCAACAGGACGTCACCATTTTTGCCATTGGGGTGAAGGCTGCCAATATCGACGAGTTGCTGGACATTTGCGGTCATCCTAAGAGAAGGTTCTTGGTCAGTAACTTTGATGCACTTAGACCTCTCATGAACAGTATTGTGACACACATATGCTCTGAAACAG CATGCAAGGAAATGCTGGCTGATGTCATATTCCTGGTTGACAGCTCTGGAAGCATCAACCCCAAAGACTTCCCCATGATGAAGGCCTTCATTAACAACACAATTATGCGGTCCGTCATTGGGCCAGACTCGGTGCGCATGGGGGTGCTGCAGTTCAGCAGCTACCAGAGGGAGGAGGTTTCTCTCGACAGCAACCAAACCCAGAATGACCTTGTGCAGAAGGTGAACGCCATGCAGCAACTGGGTGGGGGAACTCTGACTGGTCAAGCTCTCAGCTTCACCTCCCAGTACTTTGACACCTCAAGAGGCGGGCGCCCCAATGTCCCAAAGATCCTGATCGTCATAACAGATGGTGAAGCTCAAGATGCCGTTAAGTTGCCTGCACAGGCTCTGAGAGACAACAATGTGGCCATCTACTCCATCGGTGTGGGCAGTGCCAACATAACCCATCTGAATGAGATCAGTGGCATCACAGACAGGGTGTTTACAGAGACAGACTTTGACACCCTCCAGTTTTTGGAGGATGAGATCTTCGATAAGATCTGTCATCCTGACACTG ACTGCACAAGGACAGAGGTGGCAGACATGATCTTCCTTGTTGATGGCTCCAGCAGTATCAGTGCGGATCAATACAAGAGCTTGCAAAGCTTTATGATCTCTTTTGTGAACAGCATGAATATTGGAGAGAGTCTGGTCCGTTTTGGTGCAATTGTCTACTCGGACAGTGCGAAGTCGGAGTTCACCCTAAACCAGTACAATACCTCAAGGGAGGTACGAACGGCCATAACAAACATTACAAAACCAGGTGGAAACACATTCACAGGAGCTGCCCTTCGCTATGCACTGGACTACTTTGGAAAAGAATATGGCGGCCGTCGGGAGGAGGACGTAAATCAGATCCTTTTCATCATTACTGATGGAGCAGCAACAGATCCTGTTGTGTTGCCTGTGTGGTCGAATGAGATCATCAATTATGGGATCATAATATATGCCATCGGCGTGGCAGGGGCCAACATGAGTGAGCTTGCGATCATGACTGGTGGAGACAGAAGAAAGGTGTTTTATGTGGAAGACTATGATGCTTTGGAGTTCCTGCACAAGAGCATCTCCAGTGAGCTTTGTAAAGATATTAAACCAA CATGCCAGAAAAAGAAGGTAGACCTGGTCATGTTGACAGACAGCTCCGGCAGCATCAGTGCTGCGGACTTTGGCATCATGAAGACGTTTATGAAAAAGGTGGTGAGAAGCTTCCACATCAAACCAGAGGCAGTGCAGGTGGCCCTAGCTCAGTTTAGCTCTTTCCCCAAGAAAGAGTTCCATCTCAACGAGGTCGACAGTGAAGCCGCAGCACACGCCAAAATTGATGCCATTGATCAATTAGGACAACTGACGTCGGACATCGGACGGGCCCTTGAGTTCACCCGGAAGCGCTTCTTCCAGACTGCAAACGGTAGCCGGAGAAACAAGGGTGTCTCACAGAACCTTATTGTGATCACCGATGGCGAATCACATGGTGCAGTGGAAGAAGAGGCAAGGCTGCTCAGAGCCATGCAAGTGGATGTGTATGTCATTGGAGTGGGCAACATCCACAGGGATGAGCTGATTCAGATTGCTGGTACTCCGGACAGGGTCTTCATTGTGAATGACTTTCGTGTCCTTGAAGAAATCAAGACAAAAGTGGTGGAAACTGTTTGCGAGCCAGCTGACTCAGATGTTTGA